A genome region from Baekduia alba includes the following:
- a CDS encoding undecaprenyl-diphosphate phosphatase, translated as MPRKLTLGQAALLGALHGPAELLPVSSSGHTALVPQLAGWAYADLPGDLRKTFEIALHAGTLPALVVLVPTPRPALLVVSTIPPALAGLLFEDLVEERLGTTRGIALGLLLGSAAMLLADAIGDRSRTDAGAATAADALVVGLAQACALVPGASRLGLSVAAARLRGFDRPAAFALARGAGLPVIAGATALKTVRLARRGLPRELRAPFAVGAVAALASTFAAAPLRAATSVVPAAAERALLAGAALVRAR; from the coding sequence ATGCCGCGTAAGCTGACGCTCGGACAGGCGGCGCTGCTCGGCGCGCTGCACGGCCCGGCCGAGCTGCTGCCCGTCTCGTCCTCGGGCCACACGGCGCTCGTCCCCCAGCTCGCGGGATGGGCGTACGCCGACCTGCCGGGCGACCTGCGCAAGACCTTCGAGATCGCGTTGCACGCCGGCACCCTGCCGGCGCTCGTGGTCCTCGTGCCGACGCCGCGACCGGCGTTGCTGGTCGTGTCGACCATCCCGCCCGCGCTCGCCGGCCTGCTGTTCGAGGACCTGGTCGAGGAGCGGCTGGGGACGACGCGAGGCATCGCGCTCGGACTGCTGCTCGGCAGCGCGGCGATGCTGCTCGCCGACGCGATCGGCGACCGCTCGCGCACCGACGCCGGCGCGGCGACGGCGGCCGACGCGCTGGTCGTCGGCCTGGCGCAGGCCTGCGCGCTCGTCCCTGGCGCGTCCCGGCTCGGGCTCAGCGTCGCCGCCGCGCGCCTGCGCGGCTTCGATCGTCCCGCCGCCTTCGCGCTGGCGCGCGGAGCGGGGCTGCCGGTGATCGCCGGGGCGACGGCGCTCAAGACGGTCCGACTGGCCCGGCGCGGCCTGCCGCGCGAGCTGCGGGCGCCGTTCGCCGTGGGCGCGGTCGCCGCCCTGGCCTCCACGTTCGCGGCCGCGCCGCTGCGCGCCGCGACCTCGGTCGTGCCGGCAGCGGCGGAGCGGGCGCTGCTCGCCGGCGCCGCGCTCGTCCGCGCGCGCTAG
- a CDS encoding DedA family protein — MLLAAALVLASVTDKLADFATNVVGDLGLPGIFLLMVPESAGIPIPSEATMLFAGFNVSEGKYSLFAAVAVGTVANLVGSWIAYAIGYYGRLELLDRHKVFRVKPEHLALTERWFERWGSWAVFFSRMLPIVRTFISIPAGAARMPFWRFSVLTFAGCLPWILMLTLVGKAARDNWSEWKDRLHYVDYGVAAIIVLGVAYLAVRWWRGRRARLAAADAA; from the coding sequence ATGCTGCTTGCTGCCGCCCTCGTCCTGGCCTCGGTCACCGACAAGCTCGCCGACTTCGCCACCAACGTCGTCGGCGACCTCGGCCTGCCCGGGATCTTCCTGTTGATGGTGCCCGAGAGCGCCGGCATCCCGATCCCGTCGGAAGCGACGATGCTCTTCGCCGGGTTCAACGTCAGCGAGGGCAAGTACTCGCTGTTCGCGGCGGTCGCGGTCGGCACCGTCGCGAACCTCGTCGGGTCCTGGATCGCCTACGCGATCGGCTACTACGGCCGGCTGGAGCTGCTGGACCGGCACAAGGTCTTCCGCGTCAAGCCCGAGCACCTCGCGTTGACCGAGCGCTGGTTCGAGCGCTGGGGCTCGTGGGCGGTGTTCTTCAGCCGCATGCTGCCGATCGTCCGGACGTTCATCTCGATCCCGGCCGGCGCCGCGCGGATGCCCTTCTGGCGGTTCAGCGTCCTGACGTTCGCCGGCTGCCTCCCGTGGATCCTGATGCTGACGCTCGTCGGCAAGGCCGCGCGCGACAACTGGTCGGAATGGAAGGACCGCCTGCACTACGTCGACTACGGCGTCGCGGCGATCATCGTGCTCGGCGTCGCCTACCTCGCGGTGCGCTGGTGGCGCGGGCGCCGCGCGCGGCTCGCCGCGGCCGATGCCGCGTAA
- a CDS encoding class I SAM-dependent methyltransferase: MKLSEFVPSPGSKVRVPASSSTPAGYLDGIEQRLLDALQGATDRSVGSLELAGHVTDWPTLYHLTPYRSTLFDCLGFHGAETASVLELGAGCGAITRWLGEHFGSVSAIEGSVERASVAAARCDDLDNVSVFAANYSLLAEREAFDAVTLIGVLEYGHLYHPSTSDPHAAAADNLRVAYESLRDDSVLVLAIENRLGLKYLNGAFEDHSARPYDSVQGYPSTGGGVTFNRRELERLVREAGFDHVDTLLPFPDYKLASTIVDAAAAGDDPDLANWLIGTAPDRGGDLRAPSFSETLAQREVVRAGLTADLSNSLLLIAYRGDVQRTAQRLGIERGWRARHYSLNRRPSFRKRVTLTGDGTIVKEPALGARRTAESVEVGLFEHHLGAEERAHGELAIFDVLSTIAREGIGSGLVELVRRYAHWLQSAFGTDQQDAAGVPLLRGDALDAVWSNIVVDRASGAWRAIDREWRFRGSLPLDFVVWRNVAMLAWSFREELPVEWRALDEDEIALRILVTAGIVTEADRFALAKELERAFQDAVSPGPTPVPSELVQSYAAGAEARFCVLAHAEELIASPDLLRAYATTFDAAEPATLLLFADRAPADVVPKLRGAIAAADLDEDTMPDTVFVEAGGPAFGEAVLTGGVWGPEDLPRFAVGEMAALRALAERTWATHAHAA; this comes from the coding sequence GTGAAGCTCTCCGAGTTCGTCCCCTCCCCGGGCTCGAAGGTGCGGGTCCCCGCGTCGTCGTCCACCCCTGCCGGCTACCTCGACGGCATCGAGCAGCGCCTCCTCGACGCGCTCCAGGGCGCAACCGACCGCAGTGTCGGCTCGCTCGAGCTGGCCGGGCACGTCACCGACTGGCCGACGCTCTACCACCTGACGCCCTACCGGTCGACGCTGTTCGACTGCCTCGGGTTCCACGGCGCCGAGACGGCGTCGGTCCTGGAGCTCGGCGCCGGCTGCGGCGCGATCACCCGCTGGCTCGGCGAGCACTTCGGCTCGGTCTCGGCGATCGAGGGCAGCGTGGAGCGCGCATCGGTCGCCGCCGCCCGCTGCGACGACCTCGACAACGTCTCGGTGTTCGCGGCCAACTACTCGCTGCTGGCGGAGCGCGAGGCCTTCGACGCGGTCACGCTGATCGGCGTCCTCGAGTACGGCCACCTGTACCACCCTTCCACCTCGGACCCGCACGCCGCCGCCGCCGACAACCTGCGCGTCGCCTACGAGTCGCTGCGCGACGACTCGGTGCTCGTCCTGGCGATCGAGAACCGGCTCGGGCTCAAGTACCTCAACGGCGCGTTCGAGGACCACTCCGCGCGCCCGTACGACTCGGTCCAGGGCTACCCCAGCACCGGCGGCGGCGTGACGTTCAACCGCCGTGAGCTGGAGCGCCTCGTCCGCGAGGCCGGCTTCGACCACGTCGACACGCTGCTGCCGTTTCCGGACTACAAGCTGGCGTCGACGATCGTCGACGCCGCGGCCGCCGGCGACGACCCCGACCTCGCCAACTGGCTGATCGGCACCGCGCCGGATCGCGGCGGGGACCTGCGCGCACCGTCGTTCAGCGAGACCCTGGCCCAGCGCGAGGTCGTGCGCGCCGGGCTCACCGCCGACCTGTCCAACTCGCTGCTGCTGATCGCCTACCGCGGCGACGTGCAGCGCACCGCGCAGCGGCTCGGCATCGAGCGCGGTTGGCGGGCGCGTCACTACTCGCTCAACCGGCGCCCCTCGTTCCGCAAGCGCGTGACGCTGACCGGCGACGGCACGATCGTCAAGGAGCCCGCCCTCGGCGCCCGGCGCACTGCCGAGTCGGTCGAGGTCGGCCTGTTCGAACACCATCTCGGCGCCGAGGAGCGTGCCCACGGCGAGCTCGCGATCTTCGACGTCCTGAGCACCATCGCGCGCGAGGGCATCGGCAGCGGCCTCGTCGAGCTCGTGCGGCGGTACGCCCACTGGCTCCAGAGCGCGTTCGGCACCGACCAGCAGGACGCGGCCGGCGTGCCGCTGCTGCGCGGTGACGCGCTCGACGCGGTCTGGTCCAACATCGTCGTCGACCGCGCGAGCGGTGCCTGGCGCGCGATCGACCGCGAATGGCGCTTCCGCGGGTCTCTGCCCCTGGACTTCGTCGTCTGGCGCAACGTCGCGATGCTCGCGTGGTCCTTCCGCGAGGAGCTGCCGGTCGAGTGGCGCGCGCTCGACGAGGACGAGATCGCCCTGCGCATCCTCGTGACCGCCGGGATCGTCACCGAGGCCGACCGCTTCGCGCTGGCCAAGGAGCTCGAGCGCGCCTTCCAGGACGCCGTGTCCCCCGGGCCGACCCCGGTGCCGTCCGAGCTCGTCCAGTCCTACGCCGCCGGCGCCGAGGCGCGCTTCTGCGTGCTGGCCCACGCCGAGGAGCTGATCGCCAGCCCGGACCTCCTGCGCGCCTACGCGACGACATTCGACGCGGCCGAGCCGGCGACGCTGCTGCTCTTCGCCGACCGCGCGCCCGCGGACGTCGTCCCGAAGCTCCGCGGCGCGATCGCCGCGGCCGACCTCGACGAGGACACGATGCCCGACACCGTGTTCGTCGAGGCCGGCGGCCCCGCGTTCGGCGAGGCCGTGCTCACGGGCGGCGTCTGGGGTCCGGAGGACCTGCCGCGCTTTGCCGTCGGGGAGATGGCTGCGCTGCGCGCGCTGGCCGAGCGCACGTGGGCGACCCACGCCCACGCAGCCTGA
- a CDS encoding DegT/DnrJ/EryC1/StrS family aminotransferase — protein sequence MPVPLFDPTSSQAPLRADIRAAVHRVLDSGHFILGPEVDAFETELAAYLGANHAVGVANGTDALTIALRALGVGPGDEVVVPSFTFWASAEAIPPTGAVPVFCDVDPDTLCVSAETVKAVLTPKTKAVIAVHLFGNVAPVAEIEALGVPVVEDAAQAAGSTSAGGRPGALGTIATFSFYPSKNLGAMGDGGAITCKDADVAERVRTLRFHGSADKVDYVDIGYNSRLDELQAAILRVQLPHLDKWGAARAAAGDAYAAALEGVVRLPRAAAGSRPAWHLYVIHHDEVDRLAGALAAAGIGARSYYRTPVHAQPPMAPWAPRVPLPATEQAARTHLAIPMSAALAPAQIAEVCEAVKSAVLPAR from the coding sequence ATGCCGGTCCCGCTCTTCGACCCGACCTCGTCGCAGGCGCCGCTGCGCGCCGACATCCGCGCGGCGGTCCACCGCGTCCTCGACAGCGGGCACTTCATCCTCGGTCCGGAGGTGGACGCGTTCGAGACCGAGCTGGCCGCCTACCTCGGCGCGAACCACGCGGTGGGCGTCGCCAACGGCACCGACGCGCTGACGATCGCGCTGCGCGCATTGGGCGTCGGGCCGGGCGACGAGGTCGTCGTGCCGTCGTTCACGTTCTGGGCCAGCGCCGAGGCGATCCCGCCGACCGGCGCCGTGCCGGTGTTCTGCGACGTCGACCCGGACACGCTGTGCGTCAGCGCCGAGACCGTGAAGGCCGTGCTGACGCCGAAGACCAAGGCGGTCATCGCCGTCCACCTGTTCGGCAACGTCGCGCCGGTCGCCGAGATCGAGGCGCTGGGCGTGCCGGTGGTCGAGGACGCCGCGCAGGCCGCGGGGTCGACGTCGGCCGGTGGGCGCCCCGGCGCGCTGGGCACGATCGCGACGTTCTCGTTCTACCCCTCCAAGAACCTCGGCGCGATGGGCGACGGCGGGGCGATCACGTGCAAGGACGCCGACGTGGCCGAGCGCGTCCGCACGCTGCGCTTCCACGGGTCGGCCGACAAGGTCGACTACGTCGACATCGGCTACAACAGCCGCCTCGACGAGCTGCAGGCCGCGATCCTGCGCGTGCAGCTGCCGCACCTGGACAAGTGGGGCGCGGCGCGGGCGGCGGCGGGCGACGCGTACGCCGCGGCGCTGGAGGGCGTCGTGCGGCTGCCCCGCGCGGCGGCGGGGTCGCGGCCGGCGTGGCACCTCTACGTGATCCACCACGACGAGGTCGACCGCCTGGCGGGCGCGCTCGCCGCGGCGGGCATCGGCGCGCGGTCCTACTACCGCACGCCCGTCCACGCGCAGCCGCCGATGGCGCCGTGGGCGCCGCGCGTCCCGCTGCCGGCGACCGAGCAGGCGGCGCGCACGCACCTGGCGATCCCGATGTCCGCCGCCCTCGCGCCGGCGCAGATCGCCGAGGTCTGCGAGGCGGTCAAGAGCGCGGTGCTGCCCGCGCGATAG
- a CDS encoding DUF354 domain-containing protein: protein MRVWFDLTNSPHVLVLRPLIAALRDDGAEVAVTARDFAQTVALCERFGIDCDVIGRHRGAKLGAKAIGLVDRSFALVKYARGRRFDLAIGHGSNDISVAATALRIPRSTMFDYEWAKVQHNVNCRLCQAVVVPEAIPPERLDQYGAKGKLQRYAGLKEEYYLADFAADPAVLDELGVDVREPLAVVRTPPVVSLYHRFENDLFADVLRALREQAQVVVLPRVDAQREELARAGGFIVPERAIDAQSLIAYADVVVSAGGTMNREAVALGTPVFTTFEGRLGAVDEWLIGTGRLRQLKAAANVTVTKRSTTTPGTDRIRRDPRDLLALAMAPLTARR from the coding sequence TTGCGCGTCTGGTTCGACCTCACCAACTCGCCGCACGTCCTCGTCCTGCGTCCGCTGATCGCGGCGCTGCGCGACGACGGCGCCGAGGTCGCGGTCACCGCGCGCGACTTCGCCCAGACCGTCGCGCTGTGCGAGCGGTTCGGGATCGACTGCGACGTGATCGGCCGGCACCGCGGCGCCAAGCTCGGGGCCAAGGCCATCGGGTTGGTCGACCGGTCCTTCGCGCTGGTGAAGTACGCGCGCGGCCGGCGCTTCGACCTCGCGATCGGGCACGGGTCCAACGACATCTCGGTCGCCGCCACCGCGCTGCGGATCCCGCGGTCGACGATGTTCGACTACGAGTGGGCCAAGGTCCAGCACAACGTCAACTGCCGGCTGTGCCAGGCGGTCGTCGTGCCGGAGGCGATCCCGCCGGAGCGCCTGGACCAGTACGGCGCCAAGGGCAAGCTGCAGCGCTACGCCGGGCTGAAGGAGGAGTACTACCTCGCCGACTTCGCGGCCGACCCGGCGGTGCTCGACGAGCTGGGCGTCGACGTCCGCGAGCCGTTGGCCGTGGTCCGCACGCCGCCGGTCGTCTCGCTGTACCACCGCTTCGAGAACGACCTGTTCGCCGACGTGCTGCGCGCGCTGCGCGAGCAGGCGCAGGTTGTCGTCCTTCCCCGCGTCGACGCCCAGCGCGAGGAGCTGGCCCGCGCCGGCGGCTTCATCGTCCCCGAGCGCGCGATCGACGCGCAGTCGCTGATCGCCTACGCCGACGTCGTCGTCTCCGCCGGCGGCACGATGAACCGCGAGGCCGTCGCGCTCGGCACGCCGGTCTTCACGACCTTCGAAGGCCGCCTCGGCGCCGTCGACGAGTGGCTGATCGGCACCGGCCGCCTGCGCCAGCTCAAAGCCGCGGCCAACGTCACCGTCACCAAGCGCTCCACCACGACACCCGGCACTGACCGGATCCGCCGCGACCCGCGCGACCTGCTGGCGCTGGCGATGGCGCCGCTGACCGCGCGGCGCTGA
- a CDS encoding Gfo/Idh/MocA family protein, producing the protein MVRAILLGAGPAGERHGRAFRALADRCLVAGVYDPDPEAAKRLAMTLGVPWLEALEPSFQEAHVAIVAGVVDTRPRMARAALEAGLDVLIEPPLAPTVELAHGLLSAIVRAPRRPVAQVAFDEHFDPTVRELRALVADQTLVAVHVDRMDPGVGGPLADLDVVSDLMVHDLQFVMALTGEPIAATQAAGRRVRRGGPVDHAQALLVMEDDLVASLVASRAGGAKVRHLWVTTTQAEIRADLETRVIEAVRTTATTGRHESIAQRIALPHEDPAVVQAATFLKYVERRTAPEVGIGQAIACQEAALAILKRIELIAHRPAMRRGPQAA; encoded by the coding sequence ATGGTGAGGGCGATCCTCCTCGGCGCCGGCCCAGCCGGCGAGCGTCACGGCCGCGCGTTCCGCGCGCTGGCCGATCGCTGCCTGGTCGCGGGCGTCTACGACCCCGATCCCGAAGCCGCCAAGCGGCTGGCCATGACGCTCGGCGTCCCGTGGCTGGAGGCGCTGGAGCCCTCCTTCCAGGAGGCGCACGTCGCGATCGTCGCCGGGGTCGTCGACACGCGTCCGCGCATGGCGCGCGCCGCGCTCGAGGCCGGGCTGGACGTCCTGATCGAGCCGCCGCTGGCGCCGACCGTCGAGCTCGCCCACGGGCTGCTCAGCGCGATCGTCCGCGCGCCGCGGCGTCCCGTCGCCCAGGTCGCCTTCGACGAGCACTTCGACCCCACGGTGCGCGAGCTGCGCGCGCTGGTGGCCGACCAGACGCTGGTCGCGGTCCACGTCGACCGCATGGACCCGGGCGTCGGCGGCCCGCTGGCCGACCTCGACGTCGTCTCGGACCTGATGGTCCACGACCTGCAGTTCGTGATGGCGCTGACCGGCGAGCCGATCGCCGCGACCCAGGCCGCCGGCCGCCGCGTCCGCCGCGGCGGCCCGGTCGACCACGCGCAGGCGCTGCTGGTGATGGAGGACGACCTCGTCGCCTCGCTGGTCGCCTCGCGCGCCGGCGGCGCGAAGGTCCGCCACCTGTGGGTGACCACGACCCAGGCCGAGATCCGCGCCGACCTCGAGACCCGCGTCATCGAGGCCGTGAGGACCACCGCGACGACCGGCCGCCACGAGTCCATCGCCCAGCGCATCGCCCTCCCCCACGAGGACCCCGCCGTCGTCCAGGCCGCGACGTTCCTGAAGTACGTCGAGCGCCGCACCGCGCCCGAGGTCGGCATCGGCCAGGCGATCGCCTGCCAGGAGGCCGCGCTGGCGATCCTCAAGCGCATCGAGCTGATCGCGCACCGTCCGGCGATGCGCCGCGGGCCGCAAGCGGCTTAG